One window of the Anaerolineales bacterium genome contains the following:
- a CDS encoding radical SAM protein, whose protein sequence is MSSRPRIASLIFEVTQRCNHACLHCYNVWAGEDECARTYPPYPRGELDTKRTLDLLGKALDETVCSHVTLTGGEPLLREDLPAILEYLRGRNVRTTVISNGRLLDQRMAADCLDRGAALFELPLLSHKREVHDRMSGAPGAWEAVLDAMANLRLLRGRFIAVFVATKLNLDDVRGTMKLAFAFGAQGMMFNRFNPGGRGRANLEMLLPSRGGIRRALEEAAAASAEFDLPVSCSIPIQPCLIDMSAFPRFGTGFCAAGTDRAYFTLDPLGNVRPCNHTPTILGNLREESFADLAASARMRAFAEAMPAFCGPCSRRMECRGGCKAAAEVCYGSAGEEEPFLRINKEHASPLTLAGEKP, encoded by the coding sequence CCTCGTTGATATTTGAAGTCACGCAGCGCTGCAATCACGCCTGCCTGCATTGCTACAACGTGTGGGCCGGAGAGGACGAGTGCGCGCGGACCTACCCGCCGTACCCGCGCGGCGAGCTGGACACAAAGCGGACGCTGGACCTGCTGGGCAAAGCCCTCGACGAGACCGTCTGCTCCCATGTGACGCTGACCGGCGGCGAACCGCTGCTGCGCGAGGACCTGCCGGCCATCCTCGAATACCTTCGCGGCCGGAACGTGCGGACCACGGTGATCAGCAACGGGCGGCTGTTGGACCAGCGGATGGCGGCGGATTGCCTCGACCGCGGAGCGGCTTTGTTCGAACTCCCGCTGCTCAGCCACAAGCGCGAGGTGCACGACCGGATGTCCGGCGCACCCGGCGCCTGGGAGGCCGTCCTGGATGCGATGGCCAACCTCCGCCTGCTCCGCGGCCGCTTCATCGCTGTCTTCGTCGCCACCAAGCTGAACCTTGACGACGTGCGCGGAACGATGAAATTGGCGTTCGCCTTCGGGGCCCAGGGGATGATGTTCAATCGCTTCAACCCGGGCGGCCGCGGGCGGGCCAATCTGGAAATGCTGCTTCCGTCGCGCGGCGGGATCCGCCGGGCGCTCGAAGAGGCGGCCGCCGCATCGGCCGAGTTCGACCTGCCGGTCTCCTGCTCGATCCCGATCCAGCCCTGCCTGATCGACATGAGCGCCTTCCCGCGGTTCGGCACCGGATTTTGCGCCGCCGGAACCGACCGGGCTTACTTCACGCTCGATCCGCTCGGGAACGTGCGGCCGTGCAACCACACCCCGACGATCCTCGGAAACCTGCGGGAGGAATCCTTCGCCGACCTGGCCGCCTCGGCGCGAATGCGGGCCTTCGCCGAAGCGATGCCGGCTTTTTGCGGACCTTGCAGCCGGCGGATGGAATGCCGGGGCGGGTGCAAAGCGGCGGCGGAAGTGTGCTACGGATCGGCGGGCGAGGAAGAGCCCTTCCTGCGGATCAATAAGGAGCATGCTTCCCCTCTCACGCTTGCCGGCGAGAAACCATAG
- a CDS encoding endo alpha-1,4 polygalactosaminidase, which produces MRARGCLLLFLLSSLGCSLLFPPAPPEGTRPAATDSPPPNAAAETPDADAWWKPVPAATWQWQLSGNVIDTSFDVDVYDLDAFDTAAETVAALHRDGRRVICYISTGSWEDWRPDAADFPPEVIGNDYEGWEGEKWLDIRRVDLLAPVLGARLDLCKSKGFDGVEPDNVDGYLNETGFPLTYEDQLAFNRFLAREAHARGLAIGLKNDAEQAEALAADFDFALTEDCFDQGWCGLTLPFLQNGKAVFDAEYTDTGITPETFCPQAKALGIQAILKHRELDAWRQACP; this is translated from the coding sequence ATGCGAGCCCGCGGCTGTCTGCTCCTTTTCCTGCTGTCCTCCCTCGGCTGTTCGCTTCTCTTTCCCCCCGCACCGCCGGAAGGCACGCGCCCGGCGGCGACGGACAGTCCGCCGCCCAACGCCGCGGCCGAGACGCCGGACGCCGACGCCTGGTGGAAACCCGTGCCGGCGGCGACTTGGCAATGGCAGCTTTCCGGGAACGTGATCGACACCTCGTTTGACGTGGACGTCTACGATCTGGACGCGTTCGATACCGCCGCCGAAACCGTCGCCGCTTTGCATCGGGACGGGCGGCGGGTGATTTGCTACATCAGCACCGGCAGTTGGGAGGATTGGCGGCCGGACGCCGCGGATTTCCCGCCCGAGGTCATCGGCAACGATTACGAAGGCTGGGAAGGCGAGAAATGGCTTGACATCCGCCGCGTCGATCTGCTAGCGCCGGTCCTCGGGGCGCGTCTGGACCTGTGCAAATCCAAGGGGTTCGACGGCGTGGAGCCCGACAACGTCGACGGATACCTTAACGAAACGGGCTTTCCGCTTACCTACGAGGATCAGCTGGCGTTCAACCGCTTCCTGGCTCGGGAGGCTCACGCGCGCGGCCTGGCGATCGGTCTGAAGAACGACGCGGAGCAGGCCGAGGCACTTGCGGCGGATTTCGACTTCGCCCTGACCGAGGATTGCTTCGACCAGGGCTGGTGCGGGCTGACCCTGCCCTTCCTGCAAAACGGCAAAGCCGTGTTCGACGCCGAATACACCGATACCGGGATCACGCCGGAAACGTTCTGCCCGCAGGCGAAGGCGCTCGGCATCCAGGCGATCCTCAAACACCGCGAGTTGGACGCCTGGCGTCAAGCCTGCCCGTGA
- a CDS encoding Rieske 2Fe-2S domain-containing protein — protein MATRTNQKTGRILRRRGFLKVCAVSGGAAACGPLLAGCGSPTAVPSAGGETAEITLDLALPENQSLAAVGGTLTLEANDIDPKGILLYRSGESSVLAFSRNCPHQGCAVEGFRDGVAACPCHRSEFDAGGNVLRGPADKPLAAYGASLSGTVLTIRK, from the coding sequence ATGGCCACAAGAACAAACCAAAAGACAGGCCGGATCCTCCGGCGCCGCGGATTCTTAAAGGTCTGCGCGGTTTCCGGCGGGGCGGCGGCTTGCGGCCCCCTGCTGGCGGGTTGCGGATCGCCGACCGCAGTCCCCTCCGCGGGCGGCGAAACCGCGGAAATTACTCTCGACTTGGCTTTGCCGGAGAACCAAAGCCTTGCCGCGGTTGGCGGAACGCTGACGCTTGAAGCGAACGATATCGACCCGAAGGGAATTCTGCTGTACCGGTCCGGTGAAAGTTCCGTCCTCGCCTTCAGCCGGAATTGCCCGCATCAGGGTTGCGCGGTTGAGGGTTTCCGGGATGGCGTCGCCGCCTGTCCGTGCCACAGGTCGGAGTTCGACGCCGGCGGCAATGTCCTGCGCGGACCCGCCGACAAGCCGCTGGCGGCGTACGGCGCGAGCCTTTCCGGAACCGTTTTAACCATCCGGAAATGA
- a CDS encoding helix-turn-helix domain-containing protein, producing the protein MEGPIGSAQGLTVSLPPVDIQAAILELAGHYYAATGIKCAAITPDGQWMGAPSATGDPRPPAHRCRLCSVLSTLPACTRVDCPSVHRYGTYQAERFGGVYIYFCPKNMTHWAAPIRIEGITVASLIGGPVLMIDPEEFLQDDILEGNPVPPEQLAELREICSEIPYVDPARVRSLSEILKSNAQALSTLLGRKMGAPRNAAVLEKTAAFDAAPHSGGIAIPASPHDGYPMAKERELLHYISKGDLDGSRKTLNEILGLIFFYSNNNLEAIKLRVEELVVLLSRAAIDGGASTEEIIGLNNDYLVRVRDSQSVYDLSAFLSIILSRFVDCVFTLRSIKHADLIRKSIYFIHSQYTGILSLEKVAEFVHLSPSHFSRIFHEATGESFVAYLTRIRIEKAKTLLQTRSIPLAEIGARTGFKDQSYFTRVFKRNTGMSPGKYRVTRGLNARRTRIDESNIEIHET; encoded by the coding sequence ATGGAAGGCCCCATCGGTTCCGCGCAAGGGTTAACCGTTTCCCTCCCGCCCGTCGATATTCAAGCCGCCATCCTCGAACTGGCCGGGCATTATTACGCGGCCACCGGCATAAAGTGCGCCGCAATCACTCCGGACGGGCAATGGATGGGCGCGCCTTCGGCTACGGGCGATCCCCGCCCGCCCGCACACCGCTGCCGCTTGTGCTCCGTCCTCTCCACCCTGCCCGCCTGCACCCGCGTGGATTGCCCCAGTGTGCACCGCTACGGGACCTACCAGGCGGAGCGCTTCGGCGGGGTGTACATCTACTTCTGTCCGAAGAACATGACCCACTGGGCGGCTCCGATCCGGATCGAAGGAATCACCGTCGCCTCGCTGATCGGCGGACCGGTCCTGATGATCGATCCGGAGGAATTTCTTCAGGACGACATCCTTGAAGGCAATCCGGTGCCGCCGGAACAACTCGCGGAACTGAGAGAAATCTGCTCCGAGATCCCGTATGTGGATCCGGCCCGGGTCCGCTCGCTTTCAGAGATCCTGAAATCCAACGCCCAAGCGCTGTCGACCTTGCTTGGCCGGAAGATGGGCGCCCCCCGCAACGCGGCCGTCCTGGAAAAAACCGCCGCCTTCGACGCCGCGCCGCATTCCGGGGGCATCGCCATCCCGGCCTCGCCGCACGATGGCTACCCGATGGCCAAGGAGCGCGAACTGCTGCACTACATTTCCAAGGGGGATCTGGACGGATCGCGGAAAACCCTCAACGAGATCCTCGGGTTGATCTTCTTCTACAGCAACAACAACCTGGAAGCCATCAAACTGCGGGTGGAGGAGCTGGTCGTGCTGCTTTCCCGCGCGGCCATCGACGGCGGGGCGTCGACCGAGGAAATCATCGGCCTGAACAACGACTACCTGGTCCGAGTGCGGGATTCCCAGTCGGTCTACGACCTCTCGGCGTTCCTCTCGATCATCCTCTCCCGCTTTGTGGATTGCGTCTTCACCCTGCGTTCGATCAAACACGCCGACCTGATCCGCAAGAGCATCTACTTCATCCACTCCCAATACACCGGAATCCTCTCGCTGGAGAAAGTCGCCGAATTCGTCCACCTCAGCCCGTCGCACTTCTCGCGGATCTTCCACGAGGCGACCGGCGAGAGCTTCGTCGCCTACCTGACCCGGATCCGAATTGAAAAAGCCAAAACCCTGCTGCAGACCCGCTCAATCCCGCTGGCGGAGATCGGCGCCCGCACGGGGTTCAAGGATCAGAGCTATTTCACCCGCGTGTTCAAGCGCAACACCGGAATGTCGCCGGGAAAATACCGCGTTACCCGCGGATTGAACGCGCGCCGGACGCGGATCGACGAATCCAACATCGAAATCCACGAAACGTGA
- a CDS encoding corrinoid protein, which yields MTLLEDISAALQKGQAKEVKELVQRAIQEQIPVERILNEGLMAGMNIIGGKFKRNEVFVPEVLIAARAMNAGTALLKPLFASAGVSPRGKAVIGTVKGDLHDIGKNLVRMMIEGKGIEVQDLGVDVPAKRFVEAALEQEADIVCLSALLTTTMGQMKTVVEEFTQAGLRGRFKIMIGGAPVTEDFRIQIGADAYAPDAASAAEAALRLVTRAN from the coding sequence ATGACTTTGCTTGAAGATATTTCCGCGGCCCTGCAAAAAGGCCAAGCCAAGGAAGTGAAGGAATTGGTTCAACGGGCCATCCAGGAGCAAATCCCCGTCGAGCGGATTCTCAACGAGGGTCTGATGGCCGGCATGAACATCATCGGCGGGAAATTCAAGCGCAACGAGGTGTTCGTTCCGGAAGTGCTGATCGCGGCGCGGGCGATGAACGCCGGAACGGCTCTGCTCAAGCCTCTGTTCGCCTCGGCCGGAGTCAGCCCGCGGGGCAAAGCCGTCATCGGGACCGTCAAGGGCGACCTGCACGACATCGGCAAAAACCTGGTGCGGATGATGATCGAGGGCAAAGGGATCGAGGTCCAGGATCTGGGTGTCGACGTTCCCGCCAAGCGGTTCGTCGAAGCGGCGCTGGAGCAGGAAGCCGATATCGTCTGCCTTTCGGCTCTGCTCACCACCACCATGGGGCAGATGAAAACCGTGGTGGAGGAATTCACGCAAGCCGGCTTGCGCGGCCGTTTCAAGATCATGATCGGCGGCGCCCCCGTGACCGAGGATTTCCGAATCCAAATCGGAGCCGATGCCTACGCCCCGGATGCCGCCAGCGCGGCCGAGGCCGCGCTTCGGCTGGTGACGCGCGCGAATTAG
- a CDS encoding DUF1638 domain-containing protein has product MSRRFQLIACEINQREVCAAIARAPNIIQPVFLPKGLHDVGRERMSALLQQAVDSSPGEGCQAILLWYGLCNNGVCGVRAPLPLILPRAHDCITLMLGSRERYADYFHDNPGTFFKSPGWIERDSNPNDNPASVTARLNLGGGFGQLSARFGEENAEYLAPVISDWFKHYRKLAFINTGVGDVEAYRRISQTLAAERGWTYEEVQGDSGLLDRMLAGNWDDSEFLTVPPGRTAKPSYGPDILAID; this is encoded by the coding sequence ATGTCCCGCCGGTTCCAGCTCATCGCCTGCGAAATTAATCAGCGCGAGGTGTGCGCCGCAATTGCGCGCGCGCCGAACATCATCCAGCCGGTGTTCCTGCCCAAGGGCCTGCACGACGTCGGCCGGGAGCGCATGTCGGCCTTGCTGCAGCAAGCCGTAGACTCTTCGCCCGGCGAAGGCTGCCAAGCCATCCTGTTGTGGTACGGCCTGTGCAACAACGGCGTGTGCGGCGTACGCGCCCCGCTGCCCCTGATCCTCCCGCGGGCTCACGATTGCATCACCCTGATGCTCGGATCGCGCGAACGCTATGCCGACTATTTCCATGACAACCCGGGAACGTTCTTCAAATCCCCGGGTTGGATCGAACGAGATTCCAATCCGAACGACAACCCGGCAAGCGTCACTGCGCGCCTGAACCTCGGCGGCGGATTCGGGCAGCTGTCCGCGCGCTTCGGCGAGGAGAACGCCGAATACCTCGCCCCGGTAATTTCGGATTGGTTCAAGCACTACCGCAAGCTGGCTTTCATCAACACCGGAGTCGGCGACGTGGAAGCCTACCGCCGAATTTCACAGACCCTGGCTGCGGAACGGGGATGGACGTACGAGGAAGTACAGGGAGATTCCGGATTGCTGGACCGCATGCTCGCGGGAAATTGGGACGATTCGGAATTCCTGACCGTTCCCCCCGGCCGGACGGCCAAACCGAGTTACGGGCCGGATATCCTCGCCATCGATTGA